The proteins below are encoded in one region of Lactuca sativa cultivar Salinas chromosome 3, Lsat_Salinas_v11, whole genome shotgun sequence:
- the LOC111881416 gene encoding mitogen-activated protein kinase kinase kinase 5 isoform X1 translates to MHWWDTAVSSPSSSADDNYINNRTNGGRMSNAVSLFSTSRPVGSHHRRGVTSSRTDQHLTDDDVVVQTPSRSISTPQTLPLPEFRVLLKRGFRCKSAANQTSKYVLPSPEDAIRKSVKKTGVSDANHSDLKEPPRITSLDRSRDTERKESKFLQNSPQRFNFSSSSRDGHKHGTTVSAPTTPISSHAIQVWSPPELSSPLHSPQIRTSTKNPTPSSSPLHKKSPIESPMSRHGSNAQVSAASVHPLPLPPGAPVHPPSSPANTNNKPHSVTPRQSQWQKGKLIGRGTFGTVYVGSNRETGALCAMKEVEILPDDPKSAESIKQLEQEINVLSQLKHPNIVQYYGSEIVGNRLYIYLEYVHPGSINKYARDHFGGMTESIVRSFTRHIVSGLAYLHSTKTIHRDIKGANLLVDANGVVKLADFGMAKHLSGQVHLSLKGSPYWMAPELLQGETQKDSNPDLALAVDIWSLGCTIIEMMNGKPPWSEFEGPAAMFKVMKETPPIPESMSPEGKSFLHCCFIRNPAERSTATMLLEHRFLNNSSQLDIPASTNSPNRMTLTQSSGPLSTVWVSSEVVGIVNPFAEKLNSHFFQVQNRRERSRHRPD, encoded by the exons ATGCATTGGTGGGATACCGCAGTTTCTTCTCCCTCCTCCTCCGCCGATGACAACTATATTAACAATAGGACTAATGGCGGTCGTATGTCCAATGCTGTTTCCTTGTTCTCCACTAGTCGTCCGGTAGGATCTCATCACCGGCGCGGTGTTACTAGCTCAAGGACTGACCAGCACCTCACCGATGACGACGTCGTTGTCCAGACGCCTTCCCGGTCCATTTCCACGCCTCAGACTTTGCCTCTCCCTGAATTTCGAGTTCTGCTAAAACGCGGTTTCCGCTGTAAATCTGCCGCCAATCAGACATCCAAGTACGTCCTGCCTTCGCCGGAAGACGCCATTAGGAAATCCGTGAAGAAAACAGGAGTTTCCGATGCCAATCACAGCGATTTAAAAGAACCTCCTCG CATAACTAGCCTAGATCGCTCAAGGGATACAGAACGCAAGGAATCAAAGTTTCTCCAGAATTCGCCTCAACGATTCAATTTCTCATCAAGCTCAAGAGATGGACACAAACATGGTACAACTGTCAGTGCTCCAACCACTCCAATATCAAGCCACGCAATTCAAGTATGGTCACCACCAGAGCTGTCTTCACCTCTTCATAGCCCTCAAATAAGAACCAGTACCAAAAATCCTACGCCATCAAGCTCTCCATTGCACAAGAAATCGCCCATTGAAAGTCCAATGAGTCGACATGGCAGCAATGCACAGGTGTCAGCGGCTTCAGTCCACCCTTTGCCTCTCCCCCCAGGAGCTCCTGTGCATCCACCTTCTTCCCCAGCAAATACTAACAACAAACCTCATTCGGTGACACCAAGACAAAGTCAATGGCAAAAGGGAAAGCTTATAGGTCGTGGGACATTTGGAACTGTTTATGTTGGCTCTAACAG AGAGACTGGCGCTTTATGTGCAATGAAAGAAGTAGAAATATTACCAGATGACCCAAAATCTGCAGAGTCTATAAAGCAATTAGAGCAG gaAATCAATGTTCTAAGCCAGCTTAAACATCCAAACATCGTACAATATTATGGTAGCGAAATA GTTGGGAACCGGCTTTACATATATTTAGAGTATGTTCATCCTGGCTCAATCAATAAGTATGCTCGTGATCATTTTGGAGGAATGACAGAATCTATTGTAAGAAGTTTTACACGTCATATTGTATCAGGGCTAGCCTACTTGCATAGCACAAAGACCATACACAG AGATATCAAAGGGGCTAATTTGCTAGTTGATGCAAATGGTGTTGTGAAGCTTGCTGACTTTGGGATGGCTAAACAT CTCAGTGGACAAGTACATCTTTCTTTGAAAGGAAGTCCCTATTGGATGGCTCCAGAG CTCTTACAGGGTGAGACACAAAAGGATTCTAATCCTGATCTTGCTCTAGCTGTTGATATATGGAGTTTGGGTTGTACAATTATTGAAATGATGAATGGAAAACCTCCTTGGAGTGAGTTTGAAGGG CCTGCAGCAATGTTCAAGGTGATGAAGGAGACTCCACCAATACCTGAATCAATGTCACCTGAAGGAAAAAGCTTCTTGCATTGTTGCTTTATTAGGAATCCTGCAGAAAGATCAACAGCTACAATGTTACTTGAACATAGGTTCTTGAACAACTCAAGCCAGCTTGACATTCCAGCTTCTACCAATTCACCTAATAGGATGACATTAACG CAATCTAGTGGGCCACTGTCTACAGTGTGGGTCAGCTCAGAAGTTGTTGGAATAGTAAACCCTTTTGCAGAAAAATTGAATTCTCATTTTTTTCAGGTGCAAAACCGAAGAGAACGGTCAAGGCATAGACCGGATTAG
- the LOC111881416 gene encoding mitogen-activated protein kinase kinase kinase 5 isoform X4, producing MVGNRLYIYLEYVHPGSINKYARDHFGGMTESIVRSFTRHIVSGLAYLHSTKTIHRDIKGANLLVDANGVVKLADFGMAKHLSGQVHLSLKGSPYWMAPELLQGETQKDSNPDLALAVDIWSLGCTIIEMMNGKPPWSEFEGPAAMFKVMKETPPIPESMSPEGKSFLHCCFIRNPAERSTATMLLEHRFLNNSSQLDIPASTNSPNRMTLTQSSGPLSTVWVSSEVVGIVNPFAEKLNSHFFQVQNRRERSRHRPD from the exons ATG GTTGGGAACCGGCTTTACATATATTTAGAGTATGTTCATCCTGGCTCAATCAATAAGTATGCTCGTGATCATTTTGGAGGAATGACAGAATCTATTGTAAGAAGTTTTACACGTCATATTGTATCAGGGCTAGCCTACTTGCATAGCACAAAGACCATACACAG AGATATCAAAGGGGCTAATTTGCTAGTTGATGCAAATGGTGTTGTGAAGCTTGCTGACTTTGGGATGGCTAAACAT CTCAGTGGACAAGTACATCTTTCTTTGAAAGGAAGTCCCTATTGGATGGCTCCAGAG CTCTTACAGGGTGAGACACAAAAGGATTCTAATCCTGATCTTGCTCTAGCTGTTGATATATGGAGTTTGGGTTGTACAATTATTGAAATGATGAATGGAAAACCTCCTTGGAGTGAGTTTGAAGGG CCTGCAGCAATGTTCAAGGTGATGAAGGAGACTCCACCAATACCTGAATCAATGTCACCTGAAGGAAAAAGCTTCTTGCATTGTTGCTTTATTAGGAATCCTGCAGAAAGATCAACAGCTACAATGTTACTTGAACATAGGTTCTTGAACAACTCAAGCCAGCTTGACATTCCAGCTTCTACCAATTCACCTAATAGGATGACATTAACG CAATCTAGTGGGCCACTGTCTACAGTGTGGGTCAGCTCAGAAGTTGTTGGAATAGTAAACCCTTTTGCAGAAAAATTGAATTCTCATTTTTTTCAGGTGCAAAACCGAAGAGAACGGTCAAGGCATAGACCGGATTAG
- the LOC111881416 gene encoding mitogen-activated protein kinase kinase kinase 5 isoform X2 yields the protein MHWWDTAVSSPSSSADDNYINNRTNGGRMSNAVSLFSTSRPVGSHHRRGVTSSRTDQHLTDDDVVVQTPSRSISTPQTLPLPEFRVLLKRGFRCKSAANQTSKYVLPSPEDAIRKSVKKTGVSDANHSDLKEPPRITSLDRSRDTERKESKFLQNSPQRFNFSSSSRDGHKHGTTVSAPTTPISSHAIQVWSPPELSSPLHSPQIRTSTKNPTPSSSPLHKKSPIESPMSRHGSNAQVSAASVHPLPLPPGAPVHPPSSPANTNNKPHSVTPRQSQWQKGKLIGRGTFGTVYVGSNRETGALCAMKEVEILPDDPKSAESIKQLEQEINVLSQLKHPNIVQYYGSEIVGNRLYIYLEYVHPGSINKYARDHFGGMTESIVRSFTRHIVSGLAYLHSTKTIHRDIKGANLLVDANGVVKLADFGMAKHLSGQVHLSLKGSPYWMAPELLQGETQKDSNPDLALAVDIWSLGCTIIEMMNGKPPWSEFEGPAAMFKVMKETPPIPESMSPEGKSFLHCCFIRNPAERSTATMLLEHRFLNNSSQLDIPASTNSPNRMTLTVQNRRERSRHRPD from the exons ATGCATTGGTGGGATACCGCAGTTTCTTCTCCCTCCTCCTCCGCCGATGACAACTATATTAACAATAGGACTAATGGCGGTCGTATGTCCAATGCTGTTTCCTTGTTCTCCACTAGTCGTCCGGTAGGATCTCATCACCGGCGCGGTGTTACTAGCTCAAGGACTGACCAGCACCTCACCGATGACGACGTCGTTGTCCAGACGCCTTCCCGGTCCATTTCCACGCCTCAGACTTTGCCTCTCCCTGAATTTCGAGTTCTGCTAAAACGCGGTTTCCGCTGTAAATCTGCCGCCAATCAGACATCCAAGTACGTCCTGCCTTCGCCGGAAGACGCCATTAGGAAATCCGTGAAGAAAACAGGAGTTTCCGATGCCAATCACAGCGATTTAAAAGAACCTCCTCG CATAACTAGCCTAGATCGCTCAAGGGATACAGAACGCAAGGAATCAAAGTTTCTCCAGAATTCGCCTCAACGATTCAATTTCTCATCAAGCTCAAGAGATGGACACAAACATGGTACAACTGTCAGTGCTCCAACCACTCCAATATCAAGCCACGCAATTCAAGTATGGTCACCACCAGAGCTGTCTTCACCTCTTCATAGCCCTCAAATAAGAACCAGTACCAAAAATCCTACGCCATCAAGCTCTCCATTGCACAAGAAATCGCCCATTGAAAGTCCAATGAGTCGACATGGCAGCAATGCACAGGTGTCAGCGGCTTCAGTCCACCCTTTGCCTCTCCCCCCAGGAGCTCCTGTGCATCCACCTTCTTCCCCAGCAAATACTAACAACAAACCTCATTCGGTGACACCAAGACAAAGTCAATGGCAAAAGGGAAAGCTTATAGGTCGTGGGACATTTGGAACTGTTTATGTTGGCTCTAACAG AGAGACTGGCGCTTTATGTGCAATGAAAGAAGTAGAAATATTACCAGATGACCCAAAATCTGCAGAGTCTATAAAGCAATTAGAGCAG gaAATCAATGTTCTAAGCCAGCTTAAACATCCAAACATCGTACAATATTATGGTAGCGAAATA GTTGGGAACCGGCTTTACATATATTTAGAGTATGTTCATCCTGGCTCAATCAATAAGTATGCTCGTGATCATTTTGGAGGAATGACAGAATCTATTGTAAGAAGTTTTACACGTCATATTGTATCAGGGCTAGCCTACTTGCATAGCACAAAGACCATACACAG AGATATCAAAGGGGCTAATTTGCTAGTTGATGCAAATGGTGTTGTGAAGCTTGCTGACTTTGGGATGGCTAAACAT CTCAGTGGACAAGTACATCTTTCTTTGAAAGGAAGTCCCTATTGGATGGCTCCAGAG CTCTTACAGGGTGAGACACAAAAGGATTCTAATCCTGATCTTGCTCTAGCTGTTGATATATGGAGTTTGGGTTGTACAATTATTGAAATGATGAATGGAAAACCTCCTTGGAGTGAGTTTGAAGGG CCTGCAGCAATGTTCAAGGTGATGAAGGAGACTCCACCAATACCTGAATCAATGTCACCTGAAGGAAAAAGCTTCTTGCATTGTTGCTTTATTAGGAATCCTGCAGAAAGATCAACAGCTACAATGTTACTTGAACATAGGTTCTTGAACAACTCAAGCCAGCTTGACATTCCAGCTTCTACCAATTCACCTAATAGGATGACATTAACG GTGCAAAACCGAAGAGAACGGTCAAGGCATAGACCGGATTAG